A window of Polaromonas hydrogenivorans contains these coding sequences:
- a CDS encoding DUF2269 family protein has translation MNTYLLVKWLHIISSVLMVGTGLGSAFYMFFANRSDSLPTQAVVSRLVVRADWWFTTPTVIVQPASGLLLAYMAGWPLTTPWLTLSLALFLLAGACWLPVVWLQLRMAAMAQQAVAEQTGLPPLYGRYARCWEVLGYPAFAAMLAVFFLMVNKPGLWN, from the coding sequence ATGAACACTTACCTCCTTGTCAAATGGCTACACATCATCTCCAGCGTCCTGATGGTCGGCACCGGCCTGGGGTCGGCGTTTTATATGTTCTTTGCCAACCGCAGCGACTCCTTGCCAACGCAGGCCGTGGTCAGCCGGCTGGTGGTGCGGGCTGACTGGTGGTTCACCACACCCACCGTCATCGTGCAGCCCGCGTCCGGCCTGCTGCTGGCTTACATGGCGGGCTGGCCGCTGACAACGCCCTGGCTGACCCTGTCACTCGCGCTGTTTCTACTGGCCGGAGCCTGCTGGCTGCCGGTGGTCTGGCTGCAGTTGCGCATGGCGGCGATGGCGCAACAGGCGGTGGCTGAGCAGACCGGGCTGCCGCCTCTTTACGGGCGCTACGCCCGCTGCTGGGAAGTGCTCGGCTATCCGGCATTCGCGGCCATGTTGGCGGTGTTCTTCCTGATGGTCAACAAGCCCGGCCTCTGGAACTGA